Within the Methanomicrobia archaeon genome, the region ATCTCCGATGAACAGTTCATTTACCTCCCGCTTTCACGGCCGTTACCCGAGGTCGAACTGCGCGAACTCAAGATCAGAGAACTGACCGCACGCGATTTCATCATCATCGAAACTCGAAAGCGCATAGAAGACCTGCTCGGTTTTAAGCCTGCGTTTGAGGTCGTTGGTGATATCGCCGTTCTCACCGAAGAAGTAGACCCGTTGAAAGAACGGGCAGTGGCTGACGCGATCATGGCGCTCCACCAGAACATCAAGGTGGTCGCCAAACGCGTTTCCGCGGTCGAAGGCGTTTTCCGGACCCGCCGGTTAGAACATATCGCGGGCGAGCACCGCACGGAGACGCTCCACCGCGAGAACGCGTGCAGGTTCATGCTCGATCTCGAGACGGTCTATTTCAATCCGCGACTGGCTGGCGAGCGGCAGCGAGTTGCGTCTCAGGCGGCTCACTTCGGCACACCTGAGAACGTTATTGATATGTTCGCCGGGGTCGGACCGTTCGCCATACAGATCGCGAAACGCGCACCGCAGAGCCACATCACGGCGATCGACATCAATCCCGAAGCGATACGATATCTCCGGAAAAACAGGGAACTGAATCAGGTACACAACGTTGAGGCCATTGTAGGGGACGTTCGAATGCTGCAGACGTACTGCAAGAACACCGCCGACCGGATCATCATGAACCTCCCGAAGAGTGCATATCTCTTCCTCCGCGAAGCGGTGAGCATGCTCAAGCTCGAAGGCGGAATTATCCATTTCTACGCGCTGGAATCCGCATATTCCGCGGAAGAAGCGCAGAAGCGTGAAGCACTTGACCGGGCGATTGAGCAGGCGAAAGAACGTTTGGTGACCTCGGTCAAGGGATTAGACGCGGAGTTCACGCGCTATTCCGTGCATATACGAGAAGCGCGTAAGGTGAAGGCCTACGCGCCCTACGCCTATATCGTGGGCTTTGATGTAGAAATGAAAGATGATGCGTTCGTCCCTCGTCAAAGCACCAGCTAAAACGCCGAACGTACCGCGCCATCATGCCGTACACTACGTGTCCCGTTTGACGGAGTAAAACGATCTAGTTCTGAGCTGTTTCTTCTTACGGCGCAGGTCTAACAACGCGATCACGTCTTCGTTCTTAAGCTCAGACTAGCAGATAGAGCAGATGTCGCTGCACCGTTCGTTTAGTATCTCCGAGAAGCCCTATCGCTCTAGTATCGCCCAAAAACACGATGAGCGCGTTTCTTAGTGGCAGGTTATGGAAACCTAAGAGAGATGCTTCCATCACGGCGATCTTCACGCCTGCGCGGATACGCAAAGGCATTCAAACAGCAGCGGGCGATAGCGCGGATGAGTACCTACCTGTTTGCATGAGCGAATAGAAGCCTTCGCGATAGATCAACCAGCGGATTTAACCGGAGCGAAGGCACGCGATGCCGTTAGTCCTCGACACCGCTTCGCCGTTGATCGCCACCTGCGGCTGGCGCCAGCGGAAGAGTATGACGGAAAAAAGTGCCATGCACCGAAAGCATTATAAGGCGCTAAGTAGTTTCAATTAAGTTACGCTAATTATGGCAAAGAAGCCGTTAGAAGAAGCGCTTCTGGAAGACGCTTTCGTCGTCACCCATCCGTTGAGGTACCGGATCGTTGAGCTGCTTGCGGAAACGCCGATGCATATCAACGCGCTGAGCAGGGCGTTAGGTGTGGAGCGACGGCTCATCGCGTATCATCTCACGACGCTGGAAGAGCGCGGATTCGTAAAGAGCAAGTACGAACTCTTCGTGCTGCTCAAGCAGAAAGGAACGGCTCTGAGGGTATATAAGGTCACCGATAAGGTCGCGGAAGTGAAAATGAGCCTGAAAAAGGCGCTTTGATTCGCGCTCCGCTCCACCCTTCTGCTCACCAGACGTTATCGCGAGTATCCCGCCTCTCGTGTGTCACTTGCCGCTAACGTCTGATCGCACCGGCGCCTGAGCTCACGGATCATTCCTCAATGGGGGAGAAGAACCCTTCCTCCTACCGACTTAGGCCAGCACTAACTTCACGTACTCCATCTTCCCCGTAGTCCGGAATTTCAGTATCATTTCCTTCACGCGCACAGCGTCGCCCTCCAGAATGAAGACCTCAAGGCACTTGTCCTCCCGCAGATGGTTGTGGATCTGCGTGTGGATGATATCCTCGAACTCATGCTTGATCGCGGTCACGGCATCCTCGACGTGCTGTGCATGTATGAGCAGGAGCACGGCGTTCAGCCGCCCTTCCAGCCGCTCTTTATCCTTACAGTCGGCGATGAGCATCTGCGCGCCGACTCGCAGCACTTCCGACCGCCCGGAGAACCCGAGCTCTTCCTGCAGCTTGACCAGCTCCGCAAGAAGTTCATCATCCATCGAGACGCTGATGATCGTCATGCGACCGCCCACTCCGGCGCTCCTTTGGTTTAGGTACTAACCCGGTTATACCTGCGGGTGAACTTAATAATAATAAGTAAAAAGTTAATAAATAGGTGGTTCCCAAGTGTATACTGAAGAGTATACTGAGGATGGTGACGCATGATGGCGCATCACAGCGAGGATCCGAGGCTCATCCGTCATGAGTTACTCAGACATGCACCGTTTACCGCGTTCGGTGCCGTTACCGGTCTCCTCCTCGTGCTCTTTGCGGTTCATGTTACGCCACCTGCCGCGGAGCGCCTCTTCTTTACGCTCCATCCGATACATGTCCTCTTGAGCGCGCTCGTGACCGCGGGGATGTACCGCTTGCATAAAGGCGGAGGACTCGCTCTGGTTGTGATCGGCTACATTGGATCCATTGGGATAGCGACAATCAGCGATTCGCTCGTGCCCTACGCGGGTGAACTCCTGTTGCAGCTCCCCAATCCCGGGCTTCATATCGGATTTATCGAGCGGTGGTGGCTCGTGAATCCCCTGGCCTTTCTCGGTATCGCGATCGCCTATTGGCGGCCCACAACAAGGTTCCCCCACGCGGGCCACGTGCTGCTGAGCACCTGGGCCTCGGCCTTCCATATCATTATGGCCATGACTGTGCCCGTGAGCGCGCTAACGCTCGTCCTCATCGGCTTCTTTCTCTTCCTCTCCGTCTGGTTCCCCTGCTGCCTCAGCGATATCGTCTTCCCGCTGCTCTTCGTCGGAGACCGCACCGCACGCAAGCCCAACCTTTAAATTCCGCGACCGCCGATAATTACTGGGGTAGAGAAGCGGAGGAGAAAAAAGAAGCGCATTCGTACTGTCTGTAAAGATGAAAGAAGGATACGGGGGTGAAGCGGAATCATGAAGATCATCGGGATCATTGTGCTGGTGGTGGTTGCGCTCTTCATACTGCTGCCCATTCTCTCGGGCAACGCGCCACTACCAGGAGATATGTCCGCGCACGCGATCGGTGAGTTCATCGGGGGGTTCGTAGGATACTGGTTCGACGCCTTACGGAGCGCTTTTTTTGAGTAATTCAGTCCGTTCCGGCGAGTTCCGACCCGTGCTCGGTCTGGTAGCTTACGCTGAGAGTTGCCCCGCCGCCTCGAGCCGCTTCCGTAAGAAGTCCGCCTCGAACGAGGCCAGCAGCCAGCCCGCACGCGGCCCGGAGGGTTTCCCCAGCAGCGCGATATAGACCGCCTTGAAGACTTCCTTTACCTCCGCGTTGACCCGCGCGGCGACCTCGTAGAAGGTGTTGTGCCACTCCTCTGCGCTCAGGTTCTTCTCGCCCTGTAAGGCCTGGGCAAAGAGCACCAGCGCGCTTTTCTGCGTTTCTGAGAGCTGCTTTATTGCTTCGACCGGTAATGCCGTCTGCACCTCGAACTTCACCTGCTCGGGCGCATAGATGCGCAGCCAATTCTCGACGTACTGCGCCTTCTGGCGTATATCCGCAAGCTCCGCTTCGTTCGCTTCAGGGATCTCATACCCGCTCCGCTTGATCACCTCAAGCAGCGTGCTGAACTCGCCGCGCGCGATCTGTACGAGCGTGATGAGATGCCTGAGCGGGATCGCTGCCGCGACACCGCGCCCGATGCCCCCCACCTCACGCTCGTAGGCGTCCACGAGATTGAGCAGCGGCAATCCCGGGTTGAATTCGATATGCTTGTCCGGCCAGACCCGGGCGATGACGTACTTCAGGATCTCGGGTGGCACGGCCTCCAGCATTTGATGCACCGGAATGTTCGTCCCGCGCGAAGAAGACATCGCGGTCACCCGCGCCTTCTCGCCCGCGGCATCGAGCTTCAGAAGGATGTGCTCAAAGGGGATCGGATACGGCGCGGGATAGTTATACAGCTCTTCTGAGATGCGCTTTCCCGTGTCGAACGACCCGCCAGGCGATGCGTGATCCTTGCCAAAGGGCTCCACGGTCACCCCGAGGATCTGCCAGCGCGCTGCCCAATCCACGCGCCACGCTAATTTACCGCCGCCCGTTAACGAAGCAACACCGGTGTTCCCGCATGCACACGCGTAATACACAACCCCCTGCTCACCGTCGTAGCCGGTTACCTTCGCAGCATTAATCCTCCCGCAGCGATCACAGAGCGGGTTGAACGGCGACCAGTCAGCCGGCAGGTCGCGACCGGAAACCTCGGTGATGATCCGTGCCAATGCATCCTTCTGCGCCAGCGCAGCCTTTATCATCGCCACGTACCGTCCTGACTTGTAAAGCTCATCAGCACGGAAGACCGCCAGCTCGATCTCCAGGATCGCGAGCGAGTCGAGGAACGGCTGGAGGAAATGGTCAGCGTAAGAAGGGTGGCAGCCGTACGGATCAGGGATCTCGGATAAGGGCTTGCCCACGTGCGCTTCATACTCCTGCGGAAGGAACGGGTAGCGCCGCCGCAACGGATCGAAGGTGTCCGCAACGTAAATGAGCTGCGCATCGACACCCAGATCCACGAGCGCGGTGTGCACGGCGTCCGCCACGATGATCTCACGCAGATTCCCCACGTGGATATCACCGGAAGGTGTAATGCCCGTGGCCACCACATGCTGCTTCACGTTCCGCTTCGCCACGATATCGCGAGCGATCGCTTCTGACCAGTGCATGGTTGAAATAAGGTAGTGCGCGGGGTTTAAAAGAAAGAAGAGAGGGATGATTGGACATAGCAGCGATCCGCAGTTCCCGAGTGCTCGCGCAACGCAGTACCGTACGGAACGCTGGCGGGCTTATCTGCCGGGTTCGGCATGAGTCCGGGAGTTTCCCCGCCGCTATGGCCGCTATGCCCACTGTATACGAACGCTTCTTCGCATATAAAGTTTCAGTGCTGGAGTGCCGTCCCCACCACCTGGTCTGACCGAAAGCCTTTTTATACCGAGCTGCACAATGGTACATATCGAACCGCCATAAGTAACCTCAGCCGCGCGGGGGTGCTGCACCACCCCCGCGACGGCCCTCCGCTTCACGCCCTCTTCTTCTCTGCTGCCCCACCGCGTAAATACCGACGCGAATACGAGCTTAATCAGCGCTCACACACTTCTGCTCGATGAACTTCGCGTGTGTGAAAAAGCGATAACCTTAAATATCGTCCGGCGAACATATACATATCGGAAATACGAGGTGAGATAAAAAATGAAAAGAAGAACCTTATTGGCAGTAGTAGCTCTACTGGCAATCGGAGCGACCGTGATCTTCAGCGGCTGTGTTACCGAAGAAGAGCCCGCTGCCCAGCCGTTGATCCTTTCAACCACGACGAGCCTTTATGACACCGGGCTGCTCGATCATTTGAAGCCGGTCTTCGATGAGCAATACAATGCGGATCTACGCATCGTCTATGCGGGAACGGGAAAAGCATTAGAATACGGAATGCGCGGTGATGTTGATGTGCTCGCGGTCCATGATCGAGCACGGGAAGATCAGTTCATCGCGGATGGCTATGGGGTCAATCGTCGAGGGTTCGCGTACAACTACTTTGTCATTGTGGGTCCTGAGAGCGATCCTGCGGGGATCCAGGGGATGACGCCTGAAGATGCATTTAAGACTATCAGGGAGAAAGGCATGGCCAATCCGGATGATATAAAATTCGTCTCCCGCGGTGACGCTTCAGGCACGCATGCGAAGGAGCAAGTGGTCTGGAAGAGCGCGGGCTTCGAGTACGGAGATATCAGGAACTCCACCGAAGGCTGGTATGTGGAAGCAGGCAGCGGCATGGGCCCCACACTGGTGATGGCGAGCGAGAAATTCGCGTATACCTTATCAGACATTGGCACGTTCCTCGCCTTTCAGGGTGATATCCAGCTCGTTCCGCTCGTCGACCAGGGGGAGATTCTGCTCAATGTCTATGGCGTGATGGCCGTCAATCCCGAACATCACCCTCATGTCAATAGCACGATGGCGACCCACTTCATCAACTTCCTGATCTCGGACGAGACGCAGCAGATGATCGGTGAATTCGGCGTCGCTGAGTATGGACGGCCGCTCTTCTACCCCCTGAGCGATGGCAATTGCCCCGACGAGGTGCTTTGTGGCTGCCCGACCCTGGAAGATTGCTTTGAACCTGTAGCGTATGCGGCAAACTAAACACGCAGTAAAGCAAGCTGGAAACGCCCGATCTGAAAGAGAAAGAGCACGTTGGGCCTTTTCGTGTCAGAACGGCCCTCCTTTTTTCTACTCCAATCTACTCTCGGTAAATGCTGTGAAAAGGGGACAGAAGACGCGTACGCAATGGTGCGCCGCACTAAATAAGATCGTCCATAGAGTTCGAGGGTAAGAAATGAACGAGTTGGTTGAGGGCTTAATCACCGCGATCAAGCTCATCATTACGCTCAACCCGGAAGTGGTCGATATCACGCTCCGGACGCTACGAATTTCGTTGAGCGCGCTGGTCATTGGAACATTCCTCTTCATACCGGTGGGAAGCTTGATCCATTTCCACGAGTTCTGGGGGAAGCGCAGCTTAATAAATATTATCCAAACGCTTTATGCACTCCCCACCGTGGTGGTCGGACTTTTCGTCTTCTTATTACTCTCGCGATCCGGCCCCCTCGGCGTTCTGGGGCTCCTCTTCACCCCCACCGGTATGGTCATCGGGCAGATCCTCTTGATCGCCCCGATTATGACAGGATTAACCATCTCAGCCCTGAGCGGCGTAGGAAGAAGCATTAGAGAGACCATTATCTCACTTGGCGCCACGGAATCGCAGGCGATCATCGCGAATATAAAGGAAGCGCGATTCGCCATCCTAGCCGCCGTAATTACGGGTTTCGGCCGTGTCATCTCAGAGGTGGGAGCCGCGATGATGATCGGTGGTAATATTCGGGGCTACACGCGGGTGCTGACCACAACGATCGCGCTCGAAACCTCGATGGGCAATATCGAGCTCTCCCTCGCACTGGGTATTATCCTCCTCTCGCTCGCCCTCATTATCAATGTTGGGTTGAACTGGATACAACAGGGGAGGTCACGGGCCACATAGATGATCGAAGTAAAACAGGTAGCCCGGCGGTACCGCGAGAAGGAG harbors:
- a CDS encoding class I SAM-dependent methyltransferase family protein, translated to MDPERLLCVKAAKRAGEDIRQALLARGLLRTDAKIISDEQFIYLPLSRPLPEVELRELKIRELTARDFIIIETRKRIEDLLGFKPAFEVVGDIAVLTEEVDPLKERAVADAIMALHQNIKVVAKRVSAVEGVFRTRRLEHIAGEHRTETLHRENACRFMLDLETVYFNPRLAGERQRVASQAAHFGTPENVIDMFAGVGPFAIQIAKRAPQSHITAIDINPEAIRYLRKNRELNQVHNVEAIVGDVRMLQTYCKNTADRIIMNLPKSAYLFLREAVSMLKLEGGIIHFYALESAYSAEEAQKREALDRAIEQAKERLVTSVKGLDAEFTRYSVHIREARKVKAYAPYAYIVGFDVEMKDDAFVPRQSTS
- a CDS encoding ArsR family transcriptional regulator, whose product is MAKKPLEEALLEDAFVVTHPLRYRIVELLAETPMHINALSRALGVERRLIAYHLTTLEERGFVKSKYELFVLLKQKGTALRVYKVTDKVAEVKMSLKKAL
- a CDS encoding CopG family ribbon-helix-helix protein, which gives rise to MTIISVSMDDELLAELVKLQEELGFSGRSEVLRVGAQMLIADCKDKERLEGRLNAVLLLIHAQHVEDAVTAIKHEFEDIIHTQIHNHLREDKCLEVFILEGDAVRVKEMILKFRTTGKMEYVKLVLA
- the lysS gene encoding lysine--tRNA ligase, encoding MHWSEAIARDIVAKRNVKQHVVATGITPSGDIHVGNLREIIVADAVHTALVDLGVDAQLIYVADTFDPLRRRYPFLPQEYEAHVGKPLSEIPDPYGCHPSYADHFLQPFLDSLAILEIELAVFRADELYKSGRYVAMIKAALAQKDALARIITEVSGRDLPADWSPFNPLCDRCGRINAAKVTGYDGEQGVVYYACACGNTGVASLTGGGKLAWRVDWAARWQILGVTVEPFGKDHASPGGSFDTGKRISEELYNYPAPYPIPFEHILLKLDAAGEKARVTAMSSSRGTNIPVHQMLEAVPPEILKYVIARVWPDKHIEFNPGLPLLNLVDAYEREVGGIGRGVAAAIPLRHLITLVQIARGEFSTLLEVIKRSGYEIPEANEAELADIRQKAQYVENWLRIYAPEQVKFEVQTALPVEAIKQLSETQKSALVLFAQALQGEKNLSAEEWHNTFYEVAARVNAEVKEVFKAVYIALLGKPSGPRAGWLLASFEADFLRKRLEAAGQLSA
- a CDS encoding tungsten ABC transporter substrate-binding protein; this encodes MKRRTLLAVVALLAIGATVIFSGCVTEEEPAAQPLILSTTTSLYDTGLLDHLKPVFDEQYNADLRIVYAGTGKALEYGMRGDVDVLAVHDRAREDQFIADGYGVNRRGFAYNYFVIVGPESDPAGIQGMTPEDAFKTIREKGMANPDDIKFVSRGDASGTHAKEQVVWKSAGFEYGDIRNSTEGWYVEAGSGMGPTLVMASEKFAYTLSDIGTFLAFQGDIQLVPLVDQGEILLNVYGVMAVNPEHHPHVNSTMATHFINFLISDETQQMIGEFGVAEYGRPLFYPLSDGNCPDEVLCGCPTLEDCFEPVAYAAN
- a CDS encoding ABC transporter permease subunit → MNELVEGLITAIKLIITLNPEVVDITLRTLRISLSALVIGTFLFIPVGSLIHFHEFWGKRSLINIIQTLYALPTVVVGLFVFLLLSRSGPLGVLGLLFTPTGMVIGQILLIAPIMTGLTISALSGVGRSIRETIISLGATESQAIIANIKEARFAILAAVITGFGRVISEVGAAMMIGGNIRGYTRVLTTTIALETSMGNIELSLALGIILLSLALIINVGLNWIQQGRSRAT